From a single Mangifera indica cultivar Alphonso chromosome 19, CATAS_Mindica_2.1, whole genome shotgun sequence genomic region:
- the LOC123202809 gene encoding chloroplast processing peptidase-like — protein sequence MSFLRPTALYQSLLTSLSLRWMPCQSWVFLLRWPGLDGFFKILIGFLLWSTFSEIRFIPSSSMFPTLRVGDRILIEKICFIGNSSPFPTNFSLIDLDMKNFQASYYFRNPAVNDVITFQAPIQAHLQHPGLGEEDVFIKRVVAKAGDLVQVRNGLLFVNGIVQNEDFIAEQPRYTSNLICVPKDHVYVLGDNRNNSFDSHVWGPLPAKNILGRYVTCCFRPSNSRPENHQRSEQR from the exons ATGAGTTTCTTGAGACCAACAGCATTGTATCAGTCCCTGTTGACCTCCCTTTCACTCAGATGGATGCCTTGTCAAAGCTGGGTCTTTCTTCTTCGCTGGCCCGGTCTTGATGGCTTCTTTAAGATACTTATTGGTTTTCTTTTGTGGTCAACCTTTTCTGAGATTCGCTTCATACCTTCCTCTTCTATGTTCCCAACTCTTCGTGTTGGTGATCGCATCTTGATTGAAAAG ATATGCTTTATTGGAAATTCTAGCCCGTTCCCCACCAATTTCAGCTTGATTGATCTAGACATGAAGAATTTTCAG GCCTCCTATTACTTCAGAAATCCAGCTGTAAATGATGTCATAACATTTCAAGCTCCAATTCAG GCTCATTTACAGCACCCTGGATTAGGGGAGGAAgatgtttttattaaaagagTTGTTGCAAAAGCAGGAGACTTGGTTCAG GTTCGTAATGGTTTGCTCTTTGTCAATGGGATTGTGCAGAATGAAGATTTCATAGCAGAGCAGCCAAGATACACGTCAAACTTAATA TGTGTGCCAAAAGATCATGTTTATGTGTTGGGGGACAATCGCAACAACAGCTTTGATTCCCATGTCTG GGGACCCCTGCCTGCAAAAAATATTCTTGGCAGATATGTCACATGCTGCTTCAGACCGTCAAACAGCAGACCTGAAAACCATCAGAGAAGTGAACAGAGATAG
- the LOC123203055 gene encoding cyclin-A1-1-like translates to MSTQNRRSSFSSSTTSSLAKRHASSSENLKKFTAVPPHLAKKRAPLGNITNQRNATQSGSKSSISSSSLVPCSSKVAKAKKANPASNANTGLSGNLLPASLSSKSSTAVLSKVTSLPRNDEPERSIVKSSNVLPSEVTSLPRSDKIVPSIAAVPASHSMDVSPTRSDANSVSMDETMSACDSFKSPDVEYIDNNDARALDSIDRNSFRNLYISDHPETKGNGCSRDILVEMEMDDKIVNLDDNIKDPQLCATFACDIYKHLRASEAKKRPATDFMERIQKDINCSMRAILIDWLVEVAEEYRLVPDTLYLTVNYIDRYLSGNAMNRQRLQLLGVACMMIAAKYEEICAPQVEEFCYITDNTYFKEEVLEMESAVLNYLKFEMTAATAKCFLRRFVRAAQGINEAPSMQLECLANYIAELSLPEYSMLCFAPSLIAASAIFLAKYILFPSKRPWSSTLQHYTLYQPLDLMDCVKELHRLCCNSNSSSLPAIREKYSQHKYKYVAKKLCPPSIPPEFFHGN, encoded by the exons ATGTCGACGCAGAACCGGCGTTCATCCTTTTCGTCGTCCACGACGTCGTCTTTAGCGAAGCGACATGCGTCGTCATCGGAGAATTTGAAGAAGTTCACGGCGGTCCCACCGCATTTAGCGAAGAAGCGAGCGCCGCTCGGTAACATTACCAATCAAAGGAATGCCACTCAAAGTGGTTCAAAAAGCTCAATCTCCTCGTCTTCTTTG GTACCATGCTCAAGTAAAGTTGCCAAAGCAAAGAAGGCAAATCCTGCCAGCAATGCCAACACAGGCTTATCTGGGAACCTTTTACCTGCATCATTAAGTTCAAAATCAAGCACAGCTGTTCTTTCTAAGGTTACATCTTTACCAAGAAATGACGAACCTGAGAGAAGTATTGTAAAATCAAGCAATGTTCTTCCTTCTGAAGTCACATCTTTACCCAGAAGTGATAAAATTGTACCTAGTATTGCTGCAGTTCCTGCTTCTCATAGCATGGACGTTTCTCCTACTAGATCAGATGCAAATTCAGTTTCCATGGATGAGACAATGTCTGCTTGTGATTCTTTCAAGAGCCCTGATGTCGAATATATAGATAACAATGATGCTCGGGCACTTGATTCTATTGACAGAAATTCATTTAGAAATCTCTATATTTCAGACCATCCAGAAACAAAag GGAATGGTTGCAGTAGAGACATACTTGTGGAGATGGAAATGgatgataaaattgttaatcTTGATGATAACATCAAAGATCCACAGCTTTGTGCAACTTTTGCTTGCGATATCTACAAGCACTTGCGTGCATCTGAG GCCAAAAAAAGGCCTGCAACTGACTTCATGGAAAGAATTCAGAAAGATATAAATTGCAGTATGCGCGCAATACTGATTGATTGGCTTGTGGAG GTGGCTGAAGAGTACAGGCTTGTACCTGATACATTGTATTTGACTGTAAACTATATAGATCGGTATCTTTCAGGGAACGCAATGAATAGGCAACGTCTCCAGTTGCTTGGTGTTGCCTGCATGATGATTGCAGC aaaatatgaagaaatttGTGCACCACAGGTGGAGGAATTCTGTTATATAACTGATAACACGTATTTCAAGGAAGAG GTTCTTGAAATGGAATCTGCAGTTTTGAATTACTTGAAGTTTGAAATGACAGCTGCCACAGCCAAATGTTTCTTACG GCGATTTGTTCGTGCTGCTCAAGGGATAAATGAG GCACCGTCGATGCAATTGGAATGCTTAGCAAACTACATTGCAGAATTGTCCCTTCCAGAGTACAGTATGCTCTGTTTTGCTCCGTCGCTCATAGCCGCTTCAGCAATTTTCTTGGCAAAGTACATACTTTTCCCGTCAAAGAGACCCTGG AGTTCCACGTTGCAGCATTACACACTTTACCAGCCATTGGACTTGATGGACTGTGTTAAAGAGCTCCATCGCCTATGCTGTAATAGCAATAGTTCAAGTCTGCCAGCAATAAGGGAAAAATACAGTCAGCACAAG TACAAATATGTTGCGAAGAAGTTGTGTCCTCCATCAATTCCTCCAGAGTTCTTCCACGGCAACTAG
- the LOC123202882 gene encoding cyclin-A1-1-like, giving the protein MSSESIIGMVTYSAKIAKKKESCAHAYDKGLSANTLPATLSVSSNDVFSPTSDRPTFKTFSTPNSSFIIIPASDSAVLAPRITDVSPSKSVGNSVSLDETVLLYVDNSYAMDVANMEFDVAGSLVREIYEERLNRLMILLILIALSRIPNFQYDKHSQIIDLSNGEVCEIWSDSYGMVAIFCIQVIKSSNFQAKKRPVMDFLERVQKGINATMRAILTDWLVEVLRMESVVLNFLKFEMTVLTANCFLRRFVHAPQGAIQKNQANKETATSQILKEPEAKSMQQILGTTMSPEDEIVEPGVFIWRATRLLLDYTFLGSGGAQLQVLSLQLECLANYMVELSLLLYIMLKYAPTLAAASATFLANFILFRSKKPWALHRPFCKGSHPNLSAIREKYS; this is encoded by the exons ATGTCCTCAGAATCGATAATAGGAATG GTGACATATTCGGCTAAAATTGCCAAGAAAAAGGAATCTTGTGCTCATGCTTATGATAAAGGGCTCTCTGCAAATACTTTGCCGGCAACCTTAAGTGTATCTTCAAATGATGTATTTTCTCCCACAAGTGATCGACCTACCTTTAAAACCTTCTCGACTCCAAATAGTAGTTTCATTATCATTCCTGCTTCTGATAGTGCAGTTCTAGCACCCAGAATCACAGATGTTTCTCCAAGCAAATCAGTTGGTAATTCTGTTTCTTTGGATGAGACCGT GCTTCTTTATGTGGACAATTCCTATGCTATGGATGTTGCCAATATGGAATTTGACGTCGCA GGAAGTCTTGTAAGAGAGATATACGAGGAGAGATTAAATCGGTTGATGATCTTGTTGATATTGATTGCACTGTCAAGGATCCCCAATTTT CAATATGATAAGCATTCTCAAATAATAGATCTTTCCAATGGTGAAGTCTGTGAAATATGGTCTGACAGTTATGGAATGGTCGCCATTTTCTGCATCCAAGTtattaaatcttcaaattttcagGCAAAGAAAAGGCCTGTGATGGATTTCTTGGAAAGAGTTCAGAAGGGCATAAATGCCACCATGCGTGCAATACTGACTGATTGGCTAGTTGAG GTTCTCCGAATGGAATCTGTAGTACTGAATTTCTTGAAGTTTGAAATGACAGTCCTCACAGCTAACTGTTTTCTGAG GCGGTTTGTTCATGCTCCTCAAGGAG CAATCCAAAAGAACCAAGCAAACAAGGAAACTGCAACAAGTCAAATTCTGAAGGAACCAGAGGCTAAGAGCATGCAGCAGATCCTGGGGACCACCATGTCTCCAGAAGATGAG ATTGTTGAACCTGGAGTCTTCATTTGGAGAGCAACCCGGCTCCTGCTGGATTACACATTTCTGGGTAGTGGTGGTGCACAACTCCAG GTCTTATCACTGCAGCTGGAGTGCTTGGCCAACTACATGGTGGAATTATCCCTTCTGCTGTATATCATGCTTAAATATGCCCCCACTCTAGCAGCTGCATCTGCTACTTTCTTAGccaattttattctttttcgtTCCAAGAAACCTTGG GCACTGCATCGCCCCTTTTGTAAGGGTAGTCACCCGAATTTGTCCGCAATCAGGGAGAAGTACAGTTAA
- the LOC123203626 gene encoding uncharacterized protein LOC123203626, producing MAIDDSCRKPGTVPFKWEIRPGVPKIQQQHKQTPKPSPPPSPLPPRHSTFSSPAPLQKLKPPPAGFQFYAPFEHRNQSFRSTSRVYSERWRLHQPTRGRPDCVSPGCFPARSTSRRKESKKKGEQGYFSDLETLPRWSVSSRRSFSPFTASPASSSLLSCKSSPQHVVDSDWAGFGLF from the coding sequence ATGGCCATAGATGATTCTTGTAGAAAACCTGGAACTGTTCCCTTCAAGTGGGAGATTCGACCCGGCGTCCCCAAGATCCAACAACAACACAAACAAACGCCCAAGCCATCACCGCCACCGTCGCCACTCCCACCCCGACATTCAACATTTTCGTCACCGGCTCCACTGCAAAAGCTTAAGCCCCCACCAGCCGGCTTCCAGTTTTATGCTCCGTTCGAGCACCGGAACCAGTCATTTCGGTCCACCTCACGTGTCTATTCCGAGCGTTGGCGGCTTCATCAACCCACCCGAGGCCGACCCGATTGCGTTTCACCTGGATGTTTCCCGGCTCGCTCGACTAGTAGACGCAAGGAAAGCAAGAAGAAAGGTGAACAAGGTTACTTTTCAGACCTTGAAACATTGCCCCGTTGGTCGGTTTCAAGCCGGAGGTCGTTTTCACCGTTCACTGCCTCACCGGCTTCGTCATCTCTCTTGTCGTGTAAGTCATCGCCCCAACACGTGGTTGATTCTGACTGGGCCGGGTTCggacttttttaa